Genomic segment of Colletotrichum destructivum chromosome 5, complete sequence:
GCGGGTCCCAGCGCTTCTCGGCGTAAAAGTTGGGGTACgcgaaggagaagatgatgccCACGATAGGTGCCGTGTTGTACTTGAGGACGAAGGGCCAGATGGACGGGATCCTCCACTGCCCGCCGACGCAGATCGTGGCGTTGAGATCGCGGCGTAGTTGGTTGCCCTGAGGGGGTCAGTAAGCACGCCATGGATGTGTGTAGGTCAAGTGAAGGAAAGGAATCTATATAAAAGCAGAGAGAACATACCGAGTAGGAACTCAGATACCAGAACCGCCTCATGATGGAGTTCTTGCAGAAAAAGTTGGGGCAGTAGGCCGTCGGGTCAGAGGCCAGCAGCACCGAAGACAACGTCCCGATGATGAACATGCCGAAGCcgacaccggcgccggcctcggccgagacggcATGCGCAACGACGAGACCCACGAACATGCCGCCAACGTAGCCGAACAGGTTATACAAACACCACGACAAAAGCCCGCACTGGTCGACGACATCGCGGTACCGGTAGAGCGTCGTGGCGCAGACGGCCTCGCACCAGACGATCCAGAACAGGGCGAGGTAGTTGATCCAcgtgtcggcggcgtcgacgagcgtgTACCCGAACTCGGTGCAGAAGGGCAGCGAGATGAGGAAcgaggcgatgacgatgacggtcgACACCAAGGGGCGCGAGTACCGCTTCCCCCAGTCCGTGTCGCAGACCATGGTGACGAGCGTCTCGAGCAGCGCAAAGGCcgagccgaggccgaggatgaaGAGCGTCGCGAAGAAGAGCACGCCCCAGAAGTTGGCGCCCGGCATCTCCGAGATGGCCTCCGGGTACGTCaggaagccgacgacgaaggtgTTGAGCCGCTCGCTCGTGTCCGGGTGCATGCCGAGGtagccgacgacgccgaagacggaCATGGAGCCGATGATCTCGATGAGCGAGTTGGAGATGCAGATGATGAGGGCGTCCTGCACGGCGTTGGAGTACTTGGAGTTGTACGACGCGTAGCTGGTGTAGTATCTGGGGAGGGATGAGGGTTGTGTTAGCCGGCATTGGAAGTTTTGGCCCTCCCCTCCTGTAATCGAAGACGGGGTCAGAGGACGAAACGAGTCCCTCCCTCACTCACCCCATGCCGATACCCGTACTGAAGAAGACTTGGCCACAGGCTTCCTGCCATATGGTGCCCGAGGCGAGCTTGTCGCCATGCCACTCCGTCCAGTAGATGCGTatgccgtcgatggcgttgGGGAGCGAGCATCCGCggccgatgaggacgatCATGAGGATCAGAGGCATGGCCATCGTGAAGTAGACCACACGGCCCGTGAGACCGATGCCTTTGAACATGCACAGCCAGACAACTAGAacagggggagagggagagaaaccGTTAACAAAAGCAAAACAACATTTTGATACAGTTCACTGATGCAACGACGTACCGAACCAGGTGAATAGATTCCACAACGTCGTCTCCGTGACCATGCCCATCCCGGGATAATAGGTGTAGTCCTGAACGGCGCTCCCGTCGGCCGTCAGGTTACCCTGGACGCCGGGGACATCCTGCAGGACCGTCCCGTAAAAGAACTCCTCGTTGCGGCCGGTCCACGGCAGCGGGCTGACGAAGGAGTGCCGGAAGTACGTCATGATCCAGGCGATGATGGGCACGTAGTAGATGACGATGGCGTAGCCGATGTAGACGACGCCGAACCCGACGCCCTTGGCGCGCTTGTGCGCGTGGTGCCACGCCAGCACGCAGCCGCTGCGGTAGGCCTGGCCGATGCTgatctcgagcagcagcgtcggGATCGCGAGGCACGCGAGCGAGATGAGGTACGGGATGAAGAACTGCAGGCCGtggttgttgaagacgatggaCGGGAACCGGAGCAGGTTACCCagcccgacggcgccgcccatgGCCGCGAAGATGAAGGACGTCCGCGAGCCCCAGACGTcgcgcccgtcgtcgcccttgtcgGCGCTCGGCGCGAGCACGTTGTAGATCTTCCTGCCGATGCTGGCCATCGTGGGCGTGATTCTTTTGAACCCGGGAGCTGCCAGATACCGGTGGGGTTTAACAAAAGATTAGCGGAGAGAAAATGTTTAAATCATGGAAGGACGTCGGGTAATAAGAAAGACTGTCAGTTGTAGGCGGTGCTCTAGTGTTTTCTTGATAGCAGCAGAGATGGGTGATTGTTGTATCTCAAAGGCTTGgcgacaacaacaataatGGTCTCATGGAAATGGACCCTTAGAGTCGAGTTGAGAAGAACAGGAAAAGAGTTTCGACAGACAAGCTCGCTTGCTTGCTACGCCGGGGCTGGTCTGGACTTATATGAGGGATGAAATCGCATACCaagtccctcccccccggccAAACCTGGGCTTCGACCCAAACCTTTGGCGACGGCCTGCCCCTGTAAGCATCATATCTTCTCGGGAAACAAGGACAGAAAAGCGCCCAGCAGAATTCATCTGCtaaggaaaaggaaaagtCGAGGAGGAAAAAGCTGGCCACCCCCCCGGGCCACCGTGGCACGCGACCATGCCAGCCAAGCATCTTGGATGTCTTGTCCAAAGATAAGGACCTTCCAGAAACCCTCGACGCGTCCCAAGCCCACGACGTCGCTCACCCTGACACCCAAGAGACTTCATTGGGTCGCCCGCACAGCTGAGCTGTCGGCCAAGAGCCTCAGGTACCACCAAGTCGGGGGGGCAACTCGGCTTCCCGGCCTCGCTATCTATCCCCATCCAGATACCAAGCATCTTGGCCCGCCGGAATATCAGTAGACGCGTGATGGGGGGTGCAATTTCCCCACACCTTGGCACACGCGCGGCAGCGTCAGCGGCCGAGATGCTGATTGGGGCCGATGGCTACggatggcgccgtcgacggggcgGGCACCAACGGACTCTGCCTCTTGGCTCTTGGTGGTTCTTGGTGGTTCTTGGGGGTTTGGTCTTGGGTGCGACGCACCCCCCGTTCGTGGACGGATTACGTCGCCGGAGACTATGTCTCAGCCCTCAGTCAGTAT
This window contains:
- a CDS encoding Putative sodium:neurotransmitter symporter; translation: MASIGRKIYNVLAPSADKGDDGRDVWGSRTSFIFAAMGGAVGLGNLLRFPSIVFNNHGLQFFIPYLISLACLAIPTLLLEISIGQAYRSGCVLAWHHAHKRAKGVGFGVVYIGYAIVIYYVPIIAWIMTYFRHSFVSPLPWTGRNEEFFYGTVLQDVPGVQGNLTADGSAVQDYTYYPGMGMVTETTLWNLFTWFVVWLCMFKGIGLTGRVVYFTMAMPLILMIVLIGRGCSLPNAIDGIRIYWTEWHGDKLASGTIWQEACGQVFFSTGIGMGYYTSYASYNSKYSNAVQDALIICISNSLIEIIGSMSVFGVVGYLGMHPDTSERLNTFVVGFLTYPEAISEMPGANFWGVLFFATLFILGLGSAFALLETLVTMVCDTDWGKRYSRPLVSTVIVIASFLISLPFCTEFGYTLVDAADTWINYLALFWIVWCEAVCATTLYRYRDVVDQCGLLSWCLYNLFGYVGGMFVGLVVAHAVSAEAGAGVGFGMFIIGTLSSVLLASDPTAYCPNFFCKNSIMRRFWYLSSYSGNQLRRDLNATICVGGQWRIPSIWPFVLKYNTAPIVGIIFSFAYPNFYAEKRWDPLQIAGFAFMHIVLVSSLVGLVMPRWFNVLVPEHKRAEGDYPILPGTIFSRANAAGTLDIDGVPQDAEGAAAIDARGPSGETWTQERNSSRERNSSQEKVADKRRQDVVM